The Peromyscus eremicus chromosome 8b, PerEre_H2_v1, whole genome shotgun sequence genome contains a region encoding:
- the LOC131918746 gene encoding LOW QUALITY PROTEIN: sodium-dependent glucose transporter 1A-like (The sequence of the model RefSeq protein was modified relative to this genomic sequence to represent the inferred CDS: inserted 2 bases in 1 codon), whose amino-acid sequence MSVAILGPTFQDLAANVNRNISSLSLIFVGRASGFLCGTMIGGILFDHMNQFFLLGLSMVATTVGLYLIPFCKTALILIITMSVFGASVGVVDTGANVLILALWGDKGAPHMQALHFSFALGAVLAPLLAKLAWGTTASTQNHTETDLVPLMLNRSSEATSDSLFAAPEDMNLLWAYASIGTYILVVSVFLFGLFCKKRSRQKKSTATAEGARRAKYHRALLCLLFLFFFFYVGAEITFGSYVFSFATTHVGMEESEAAGLNSVFWGTFAACRGLAIFFATFLQPGTMIVLSNIGSLTSSFFLVLFDKSPLCLWIATSVYGASMATTFPSGVSWIEQYTSLSGKSAAFFVIGAALGDMAIPAVIGILQGHYPELPIVLYTCLGSAIFTAVLFPVMYKLATLPLERQCKRKRKGEDQKALSISSXGYEQETEWEDTTTTTKKKQNEIDFEVVGMSDPMRPSVTGSSRDVLPGPTEVPLY is encoded by the exons ATGAGTGTTGCTATCCTGGGACCCACATTTCAAGACCTGGCAGCAAACGTGAACAGAAATATCAGCAGCTTGTCTCTGATATTTGTGGGCCGTGCCTCTGGGTTCTTGTGCGGTACCATGATTGGCGGGATTCTATTTGACCACATgaatcagttctttcttttgG GGCTGTCAATGGTGGCAACAACGGTGGGCCTTTATCTCATCCCGTTCTGCAAGACAGCACTCATATTGATCATCACCATGTCTGTCTTTGGGGCTTCCGTGGGCGTTGTGGATACAG GTGCAAATGTCCTCATCTTGGCTCTTTGGGGGGACAAAGGAGCTCCACACATGCAGGCCTTGCACTTCAGTTTTGCCTTGGGTGCTGTCCTCGCTCCCCTGCTGGCTAAACTGGCCTGGGGGACGACAGCATCCACCCAgaaccacacagagacagactTGGTCCCTCTGATGCTGAACCGATCCTCTGAAGCCACCTCAGACTCTCTGTTTGCAGCACCTGAGGACATGAACCTGCTGTGGGCATATGCTTCCATCGGCACCTACATTTTAgtagtctctgtctttctgtttggtcTGTTTTGTAAGAAACGCTCAAGGCAGAAAAAATCCACCGCAACCGCTGAGGGAGCTCGAAGAGCTAAATATCACAGGGCCctgctctgtctcctcttcctcttctttttcttttatgttggaGCTGAGATAACATTTGGCTCTTATGTTTTCTCCTTTGCCACCACCCATGTTGGCATGGAAGAAAGTGAAGCAGCCGGCTTGAACTCCGTCTTCTGGGGGACCTTTGCAGCCTGCAGGGGCCTGGCCATCTTCTTTGCGACATTCCTACAGCCTGGAACCATGATCGTATTGAGTAACATTGGCAGTCTGACCTCGTCTTTCTTCCTGGTCCTTTTTGACAAGAGCCCTCTTTGTCTCTGGATCGCAACTTCTGTGTACGGAGCCTCCATGGCAACCACGTTTCCCAGTGGAGTTTCCTGGATCGAGCAGTACACCAGCCTAAGTGGGAAATCCGCAGCATTCTTTGTAATCGGTGCTGCTCTGGGAGATATGGCGATTCCTGCAGTAATCGGAATTCTTCAAGGACACTACCCAGAACTTCCCATCGTTCTTTATACATGTCTGGGGTCAGCCATATTCACTGCTGTTTTATTTCCTGTGATGTATAAATTAGCCACCTTACCCCTGGAACGCCAGTGCAAACGGAAAAGAAAAGGCGAGGACCAGAAAGCCTTGTCCATTAGTTC AGGCTATGAGCAAGAGACTGAATGGGaagatacaacaacaacaactaaaaaaaaacaaaatgaaattgatTTTGAAGTGGTTGGAATGAGTGACCCAATGAGGCCATCTGTAACAGGGTCATCTAGAGATGTTCTGCCGGGACCCACAGAAGTACCCCTCTACTGA